A segment of the Silvanigrella paludirubra genome:
TATGTCTCTTTATGAAGAAAAGAAGCCTCATTCCCAAGATTTTTTTGGTGAATATCGTAACTTTTGGTGGAACCAAGATTTTATCGAGCTTATGGCAAAACGTTGGTGCCTAAATAAGGTAAATTCAGTCTTAGATGTAGGCTGTGGTATTGGACATTGGGGTAGAGTAATTAATCCCTTTTTATCTAAAACATGTGTTATTTCTGGAATAGATATGGAATCTGAATCTATTCATAATGCAATTCGTTTAACAAATACATATGAACTAGAAAAACGCTTTCATTATTCTGTTGCTCTTGCAGACCAAATTCCATTTCAAGATAACACGTTTGATATGGTAACATGCCAAACCTTATTAATTCATATAAAAGATGTTATTAAAGTACTTAACGAAATGAAAAGAGTTTTAAAACCTGGAGGACTTTTGCTTGCTGCAGAACCTAATAATTCTGCGTCTAATTTAATTGAACATTCACTTTCTTTTGATGACCCCATTGAAATAAAATTAAAACGAATTCAGTTTGCCCTCATCTGTGAAAAGGGGAAATCCATTCTTGGTCTTGGCCATAATTCAATTGGAGATCTTATTCCTGGTTACTTTTCTCAACTAAAGTTGTCAGACATAAAGGTTTATCAATCAGACAAAGCTTCTCCATTAATTCCCCCTTATCATTCTGAAGAACAAAAAGTTTATTTAAAACAATTTTCAGAATGGATTGATAAAGATTTTCTAATGTGGAGTTATGAAGAAACAAAAAAATACTTTTTAGCAGGAGGTGGAATTTTAAATGATTTTAATTCAAATTGGGAGAATTTGCGTAAATCAAGTTTAGACTTTATATCAGGAATTCAAAATAACAGGACTCACAGTGCAGGTGGAATTGTATTTTATCTTATATCAGGAAGAAAAATTCAAATTTAAATTAATTCCTATTTAAATAGTTTAAGGATGTTTCTTTATCAATAATATAGCTTGTATTTTCACATATTGCTGAAATATAGCCTGTCTTTGAAAAATTTGTGCGCCAACTTTTATAACCAATTTTTTGAAGCATTCTATTTGGCATAGGATTATGAAAAGCGGGTTCGCAAAGGATTAATTTGGGTTCGTATAATTTATAAAATTCCAAAGCAGAAAGACAAAATAACTTTGCTCCAAAACCTTTTCCCCTATACTTATCTACCCACATGTGCAAGTGCATGCTAGCCAACTCACCTTTAACGATATCTCTAAAAGCATTATGCCCAACTGGTTCATTGTTTATATACCATATCATATAAAAAGATTTGCAATCCTCTAAAGGATGCTTAAATGAAGCTAGAATATCATTATGAAATTTCTCTTTAGATGATAATTTGGCTTTGTCCACACCCATTCTATCTAAATCGGCATTACTACAATTAAACCAATAATCAACCATATATTGAATCTCATTTTCTTTCATTGGACTAACAGATAGATTTGTCATATTTCACCATAAAATAAAAAATTATAATTTAATTTAAGCAAAGACCTAAATCGGCTTCTCTGGAGTCTTGGAAACAAAAATACTATGTCATATTTTAGCCAAAAAGTCATAAAGTGACAAAAAAATAAAATAAACATTTAAAGTCCTTTTAAATAAAAGATATTTTACTAGAAATTTTAATTTTTAAATCAATTATACCAAATAAATCTTAATTAATATGAAAATTATGTCAAAAAAATAGACTATTAAAATCTCTATTCATTCTCAATTTTAATATTGATAGAAAATAAATTGAAGGTTTTCTGCAGAATATATAAAGACCTTCTTAAATAATTCAAGGATGGAAAGTTTAAAAGAACACTATTTTTAGCCATAAGGACTTATAATGAATAAGATATTTTCTATTGCATTTGTATCTTTGCTTTCTTTATCTTCAATCGCTTTAACAAGTTGTGGGCATACAGGGCAAAATACCCCATCTTCAGATCAATCAAATACAACTCCTGCTTCTGTGATTCAAACCAAACTTAATGTCAAAAATTTTTACTCCGTTTCACAATACAGCTCAAATAATATTCTAAATGATAAAACAGTTAAATGGGAATTAAATACAACTATTAACTGTGATGGAAACCCCAAAGGCACAATAGAAATTATAAACCAAGATTCCGATCCTAATTTTCTACTTGACACAGGTAAAAAATGTAATATTTCATTAAATACTTTTAAATTAAATGATGTTGTTTACATTCCAGAAAATAACTTATTTATAATGAACGCTGACGAAAAATTGAATGTAACAAGTCAAGAAAATATTCAATACAACTCTGAAACTACAACAATAGATGGAACAGATCATTTGTATTTTAATGGTTTAACAACTGAACCTAATTCATTAACTATTGCATTTTCCACATTATCAAATCAATTAAATAATGATAGCCTTATTCCAGAAATTTATAATTTAGAATATAAAGGTGATAATAAATCCGTTAATATCAATTCAAATTTAAGTATAAAAAATAATACTTCATATGCTTTTACTCTGCCTAATTCTTCATTAAGTGATGATCATAAAACATCTTGGGGCTATTGGGACAATCCTAAAATAACAGCAATCAAAGCCAGTGTTACTGATGTTAAAACAAATAAAATCTATGAAATTACATTAAATGCATTTAATTTTGCAGAAAATGGGGAAAATACAAAATTAAATCGTGCAATGGTATATTCAACCAGCGATCCTTCTAAAACGGATTATACAAATCAATTTTCAATTAGCTATGATCCAACTGAAAATAAAGATTTACCAAACGATGCCAAACTTACTGGAACGTTAGTAATAAACTCTCTTGGATGGCATATTCCCTCATTTAAAAATATTAATGTTCATATTTCTATAGATAATAGTGCCCCTACTCCATAGAAATAAAAATAAATGCTCTTCTTATTTGAAGAGCATTTGATTTATAAAAATTCAAATTTTACCTTCTTAGATAATTGTTTCATTCTAAAAAAAAAGATAGAAGAATTTTGGCTTACCCGTCTCAAGAAAAATGAAACGATGCAGCTTTCAAGAAATTCATTTCTCTAAATAAAGAAACACGAATCTATAAGGAAAAATTATATGGGACACTATTTATTAAAGAAATTCGTTTTTAAAATAACAATTTTAATTCCCTTAATATCTTACAATGCTTATCCTGCAATACCTAACACAGAAATTCAAAATATAAAATTATATCCATTCCAAGAAAAACTATTGGAACTCGAAAAATCCTCTGATGGACGTATTGGAATTTCTGCCATAAATACTGCTGACAATTCAAAGCTTGAGTATCGTGCAGAAGAACGTTTTGCTTTTTGTAGCACATTTAAATTAATGGGCGTTGCCGCCATTCTAAAGCACAGCATGACAAATAAGAACTTTCTTAAAGAAAAAATAAATTATAAAAAAGACGATATCATTGCTCACTCCCCTATTACTGAAAAACATCTTTCAGATGGAATGAAAATTGAAGAACTTTGCAAAGCAACCATTACGACAAGTGATAATGCTGCCATAAATCTTTTAATAAAAAAAATAGGAGGGCTTAATGCTGTTACCTCATTTGCACGCTCAATTGGAGACAATAATTTTAGACTCGATCGTTATGAAATAGAACTAAACTCAGCAATACCTGATGACTTACAAGATACATCAACTCCTTCAGCAATGGCAAAAAGCATACAAAAGATTGTACTAGGTGACGTCTTAGCACTACATCAACGTGAACTTTTGCAAACATGGCTAAAAGATAGCATTACTGGTGATGCTCAAATTCGTTCTGGCGTTCCAAAAGGGTGGATTGTTGCTGATAAAACAGGAAAAGGTAAATATGGCACGACAAACGATATTGGAGTTATTTGGCCACCAAATTGCCCTCCTATTGTTGTGGCAATTTACTTTACCCAAAAGAAACAAAATGCAAAATACCGTGATGATGTTATTGCATCAGCTACAAATATTATAATTAATGCCTTTGCTAATAAGGACAAATGTATTCAAATAAAGTCTCAATAAAAAGAACGAATAATTGATTTTAACGAAATTATTTTATTATTTTGATGACTTAAACTGTTTAATTTTTTCTGCTACTTTTTTAGCATCAAAAGCAGGGTCAACATTTTCATCGACACTTCTTATGATCAATTTATCATCTACGATAAAAGTAACTCTTTTAGACATAGTTAAAAGTGGCATTTTAGTTCCATAAGCAACAGATATTTTTCCATCTTCATCGCTTAAAAGATCGAAATTGAGATGATGTTTTTCATAAAATTCTTTTATGGATGAAACACTATCTGTACTAATGCCATAAACGACAGCCCCCTCTTTTGTAATTAATTTAATTGAGTCTCGAAAAGCACAGGCCTGCGTTGTACATCCTGGAGTTCCTGCTTTTGGATAAAAATAGACTACCGACCAAGATTTATTTTTATTTTCTTCCAAAGAAATTGTCTTGCCATTTTGATTTTTTAATGAAAAGAGAGGAGCAGAACTTCCCACTTCAAGTGCAAAGCAGAAACTAGGTAATAAAAATTCCATCGATATTACAATTAATAGTGTTAAAAATCTATTCATGAATTTATCCTTTATAAAAAGTAAATAAAATAAACTTTTCCTAAAATTTATTGTGAAACTTTAAAAATCTTAACTTAAGTATCCTATCATAAAAATAAAATTATTTTCACCTTTTTAATTTTCTCAATAGAGTACCAAAAAAATTTTGATTTTATAGAATTTTGTAATATGAAAACATCTTATTTGAATTATATCCTCATAATTCAATTATAAATAACCCTTTTTTCTATATTATAGACAAGTTATATCTATTATTAAAACACAAGGAGGTGTTTACTTTGTTATTAAAAAAATTTAATTTTTTTCTTAAAAGCTTCATTTTATATTATTTTATTTGTTTTTTTCATTTAAACGGATTTTCACAAAGTCTCTATTCAGAAGGAATGGGCTCATATTTATTTTGCGTAAATAAAAATGACTCCTCAAAATGGCAATGGGCTAAACCAAATTTAACAGAAAAATATTCTTGGGCTCCTAAGGATGAACATGGATATTGGATTAAAGGAGAATTATGGCTAGCAAATATTCCAAATTATAATTTACATACTGGATTCAAAATCCATTTTGATTCAAAAGAAAAGCCATTAGCAAGAAATAGGAGAGAAATTTTTTATTTATCGCAATTTATTACTTACGAAAATACTCCCATTCAAGAACATCATATAGCAAAAAGAAATGGTGTATTAGATTATATTGATGATGAATATTTACAAACAGAAAATAATAAATATTTTAATAGGAATTTAAATAAATCAGATAACTGGTATCCTATAAATTCCGATGAAGAAATTAATTCTATCCAAAAATATATGCTTATTATGGATAAATTATTACACCATCAATCTGTCCTTTCAAGAAATTCAAGAGAATCTATTAACGCTAAACATGAATATGAAAAATTATCTCAAAGTTTTGGTGTCCAATTAAATTATGTTTGCAGAGAACTTGTTACTACATGCCAAAGTTCATTTGGCTTAGAATATGATCAAATTGGTGTTGCATCTTATAGTATTGCAGCAACAGATAGCGCTTATGTAAAAGCAGGAGATCAAGTTTGTAATAATTGGCATATGCCCAAAGGAATGGCATTAGGACCAAATTCTGGAATTCATTTAGACGAAATATTAAAAGAAAGTGCTATTTCTATTGTTTTAAATGGCCCTCTTCCTGAACCTGCAGAAACTGTTTTATATCCAACTTCAAAAGGGGTTCCTAAAATAGAAGGAGCTCCAAATGGAAGATTCCCAGACGCACTTGCTACTCCAAAAGTTAAAGAAACAACTCCTAAAGAAGCATTTGATTTAAATAATAACTCTGCAGAAGCTGCCACTGGATCTAATGCTGATGATGGATTTATAGAAGTTAAAAGAAATTCGAGTACTTTTAATAGAGCTCTTAAGAAAATTGCGGAACTTGATTACTCACAAGGTAAAGTGTTTGAAAATAGAGGTGATGGTATAAAGGAACAAAAATTACCAGATGGTGGAGACTATTGGGAATTTCGTTTTCCTCACAAAAATCAAACTAAAGCAGGTCCAAAAAGAATTGTAGTTGATAGAAAAACTGGTAATTGGTGGATAACAAATAATCATTATAAATCATTTGGCCCCATGCAAAAAGGCCCAATTAGCATGAATGCTTTCAATTGAATAATCTATAACTTTATATATTTAGATATTTTAAATTTATAACAATAAAACAAAATCGAATATGCTTTTATATAAATATAATAAATATTTTTTTATTTTTATTATATTTATTATAT
Coding sequences within it:
- a CDS encoding class I SAM-dependent methyltransferase, giving the protein MSLYEEKKPHSQDFFGEYRNFWWNQDFIELMAKRWCLNKVNSVLDVGCGIGHWGRVINPFLSKTCVISGIDMESESIHNAIRLTNTYELEKRFHYSVALADQIPFQDNTFDMVTCQTLLIHIKDVIKVLNEMKRVLKPGGLLLAAEPNNSASNLIEHSLSFDDPIEIKLKRIQFALICEKGKSILGLGHNSIGDLIPGYFSQLKLSDIKVYQSDKASPLIPPYHSEEQKVYLKQFSEWIDKDFLMWSYEETKKYFLAGGGILNDFNSNWENLRKSSLDFISGIQNNRTHSAGGIVFYLISGRKIQI
- a CDS encoding GNAT family N-acetyltransferase, with product MTNLSVSPMKENEIQYMVDYWFNCSNADLDRMGVDKAKLSSKEKFHNDILASFKHPLEDCKSFYMIWYINNEPVGHNAFRDIVKGELASMHLHMWVDKYRGKGFGAKLFCLSALEFYKLYEPKLILCEPAFHNPMPNRMLQKIGYKSWRTNFSKTGYISAICENTSYIIDKETSLNYLNRN
- the bla gene encoding class A beta-lactamase, encoding MGHYLLKKFVFKITILIPLISYNAYPAIPNTEIQNIKLYPFQEKLLELEKSSDGRIGISAINTADNSKLEYRAEERFAFCSTFKLMGVAAILKHSMTNKNFLKEKINYKKDDIIAHSPITEKHLSDGMKIEELCKATITTSDNAAINLLIKKIGGLNAVTSFARSIGDNNFRLDRYEIELNSAIPDDLQDTSTPSAMAKSIQKIVLGDVLALHQRELLQTWLKDSITGDAQIRSGVPKGWIVADKTGKGKYGTTNDIGVIWPPNCPPIVVAIYFTQKKQNAKYRDDVIASATNIIINAFANKDKCIQIKSQ
- a CDS encoding peroxiredoxin; translated protein: MNRFLTLLIVISMEFLLPSFCFALEVGSSAPLFSLKNQNGKTISLEENKNKSWSVVYFYPKAGTPGCTTQACAFRDSIKLITKEGAVVYGISTDSVSSIKEFYEKHHLNFDLLSDEDGKISVAYGTKMPLLTMSKRVTFIVDDKLIIRSVDENVDPAFDAKKVAEKIKQFKSSK
- a CDS encoding ribonuclease domain-containing protein — encoded protein: MLLKKFNFFLKSFILYYFICFFHLNGFSQSLYSEGMGSYLFCVNKNDSSKWQWAKPNLTEKYSWAPKDEHGYWIKGELWLANIPNYNLHTGFKIHFDSKEKPLARNRREIFYLSQFITYENTPIQEHHIAKRNGVLDYIDDEYLQTENNKYFNRNLNKSDNWYPINSDEEINSIQKYMLIMDKLLHHQSVLSRNSRESINAKHEYEKLSQSFGVQLNYVCRELVTTCQSSFGLEYDQIGVASYSIAATDSAYVKAGDQVCNNWHMPKGMALGPNSGIHLDEILKESAISIVLNGPLPEPAETVLYPTSKGVPKIEGAPNGRFPDALATPKVKETTPKEAFDLNNNSAEAATGSNADDGFIEVKRNSSTFNRALKKIAELDYSQGKVFENRGDGIKEQKLPDGGDYWEFRFPHKNQTKAGPKRIVVDRKTGNWWITNNHYKSFGPMQKGPISMNAFN